One genomic region from Candidatus Polarisedimenticolia bacterium encodes:
- a CDS encoding Rrf2 family transcriptional regulator produces ESIPEKFLEGILVTLKNARLVSSQRGREGGYRLRRPPAEILLGDVVRIIDGPLAPFGDAVELAHRVRTEPRHAGLFDLFLEVRNAAAKILDHTSLADLVQRNRRVLGRQPAARETRK; encoded by the coding sequence GGAGTCGATCCCGGAGAAGTTCCTGGAGGGCATCCTGGTGACGCTCAAGAACGCGCGCCTCGTCAGCAGCCAGCGCGGTCGGGAGGGCGGGTATCGTCTTCGCCGGCCGCCCGCGGAGATACTGCTCGGAGACGTGGTGCGGATCATCGACGGCCCCCTGGCCCCGTTTGGAGACGCCGTCGAGCTGGCCCACCGTGTCCGCACCGAGCCCCGCCACGCGGGCCTGTTCGACCTGTTCCTCGAGGTGCGCAACGCGGCGGCGAAGATCCTGGATCACACCAGCCTCGCCGACCTCGTGCAGCGCAACCGCCGCGTCCTCGGCCGGCAGCCGGCCGCGCGGGAGACCCGTAAGTGA